Part of the Nitrospiraceae bacterium genome is shown below.
ATTCGCATAAATCGTTGATCAAGGCAGACAAGTTGACCGATTCCCTTCCTTCAGGGTGTACGCCGGACTCCATTTCGGCCATATCCAAGGTAGTATTAATCAAGTGGATCAACCGGTCGCACTCCTTGACGGTTTCGGCTGCGGCTGCCTTTTCCTGCTCCTTGGCCGGATAGTCAGACAGAATGCCTTCAGCTGACGCGCGAATGCGGGCCAAGGGACTCCGCAGATCGTGAGCAATGTTGTCCGTCATTTCGCGCATCCCCTGGATGAGGCCACGAATCCTCCCGGCCATCGCATTGAAGGTTTCCATCAGCGTTTGAATTTCTTTTTCTCTGGCATCGACCCGGACTTGTCGGCCTAGATCGCCACGCTCAATATCCCTCGCTGCGCGGCTCACTGCTTCAATCCCACTGACCGCTTTTCTGGCAATCAGCCAACCGATTCCTGCCGAAAGAGGGACACCGAAGAAGACCATTCCGGCAAACACTTTGAGCAGCATGTCCATGATCACGGCCTTCTGCTCCAGGGTTTCCCCAGCCTGGAATACCAGTCCAGGCCCGATTTGTCCAACAATCATCCTGGCAGGAACGTCGTGCTGAGACAATTCGAGGGTTCGTAGAAAAGGACCGGAAAAGGAACGGTTCTGGTGCATAACCTCCTGGGTGATCGACGGAAGATCCTCCCAAGCGGACAGATCGGAACTAAACAGACTATGTCCCTCCGCATCAAGCAACCGTAGAAATATTTTCGACTCGTCGCTGGCTTCGCTTTCTCTGGACAATTCCGCCACGACCTTATCCAACCCACGTTCCCGTAACAATTCTTGAAACTCCGCCACATCTTCCCTGAGATCTTCGTTCATCCGTCGATCCAGCAGATTATCCATATAGAGGTACAGCCCCAGCAAGGCGCACGCAAGACATAGCAAGAAGGCGGAGACATACCAGAACGTCAACCGAAACGTCAGCGTGTTGGGCAAGCTAAGCATGAGGATGTTTGAGAACGTATCCGAGCCCCCGCACCGTATGAATGAGCTGGAGGGTAAACCCTTTATCGATTTTTTCCCTGAGTTTGCTGATCCGGGCTTCGACCACGTTCGTTCCGGGGTCGAAATGATAATCCCACACCCGTTCCATGATCATGGTTTTAGATACGACATGCCCCGCATTCCGGATTAAATATTCCAGAAGAGCGAATTCTTTCGGTTGGAGATCCAGCTTCTTTCCGGCTCGGGACACGGTCCGAGCAAGAAGATCCAACTGTAAGTCTTCAAACGACAAGCTAGAAGGTTCCGCCACATGTTGCGCTCGCCGGAGCAGGGACTCAACACGAGCCAGCAATTCACTGAAGGAAAACGGTTTAATCAGATAATCATCCCCTCCTCTGCGTAATCCATGGATCCGATCATCGACGGTCCGTTTCGCACTCAGGATAATAATCGGGAGTGACTTTTTGGCTTGTCTGATCCGATCCAGAATCGTCAACCCATCCACGCCCGGTAGCATAAGATCCAGGATACCCACGTCATAATCCTGAGTGAGCGCCGCCTGCAACCCAATCTCCCCATCCGCCCAATGATCGACGATAAACCCGGCTTCCTTCATCCCCTTCCGGATAAAATCGGCAATAATTTGGTCATCTTCGATGAGCAGAATTCTCATGCAGCACGATCTTTCGCATCCTTTGAAGGCGCCCTCATCATGCCCTTTCCGATTTGATGAAAGTCAAGTTTGACTCTCCAGTCCCTTCCAGCCACTATTTTATCCCAGAGAACGCCGAGAGCCACATTATCATATGATGAACTTATCATTCGGTCGTTGAGTTAGTTGCCAAAGATTTGAGATAGTCTGTGGAAACTGATGGGGTTTTGCAATATCTGACGTTTCCATGAGCCTATCATCACCCATCAACCAGAGCATAGGCATTCTGGGCTTGCTCGTGATCGTAGGGTTCGGGACTCTTCCACAGGCCGCAGCACAGGAAACAACGCCCGCCGACACCACCACGCCTGCCTCCAAACCTGTCAGGATCTACCGAACGCCCGATGAGCGACGGGAAGCCGCATTAGGCAGACAACTCACGCCCTGGCTCCTCTTCGGAACGGTCGTCGATCTAGAAAAAGATTGGAGGACGACCAATCTTTCCCATGGACGAAAATCCGTCATGAATCCGGATCCGTCTCTGGCCATTGAATTGGGGTTCGAACTCACATCTTTCAAATGGCTTGAAGCAGAACTCCTCTTTGCGATCGAAGACAACGGACGTCGACATTATCAAGAGGTAGACGAAGGATTCGTCGGTGTGAACGTCGGAGAGTTTGGGGCCAAAGTCGGGCTGCTCTACCTTCCATTCGGAGAGTTTTACAGTCATTTCGTTACCGGTCCCTTGCTGGAATTCGGACAAACCCGAAGACCGGCCGGCATTATCGACTATACGTTGTGGGAGACGGTTGAGATTCTGGGATATGTGTTTGACAGCCAAGTCAACAAGCAGGGAACCCACAGAAAGGTTTCGATCGATTGGGGGTTGGCGGCAGAAGTAACTTTACTTGACGAATCGATCCGTATCGGCGGGGGATATATTTCCGATCTCGGAGAAGGAGAGGGAGATTTCTTTTTGGATTTCCGGAATAAGTTCAGACGACGGGTCCCAGGCTGGAACTTACACGGAATGATCGGACTCGCGCCGTTTGAATTCACTGGGGAGATTGTGCATGCCACGGAATCCATCCGTGAATTTCCCATGAATGCGGATAAACCGCTGGCCTATAACTTTGAGGTGGCCTATTACCCATCACAGTGGGACTGGATTCAGTTCGCCGTACGGTATGAGCGGACTGCCGAATTGGAAGATGAACCAGAAATTAGTTATGGGGTTGGTACCACGATCCGGCCATTTGAGAGCCTCAATCTGAGCTTCTCGGGGGAATATCTCCATGGAACCTTCAAGAAGGGATTTGCCTTGGATGCCGACAACAATCAACTACGGAGTTATGACCTGTTTGCACTCCAAACCACTATTCAGTTTTAAAAGATCCAATTACTATTGCAATACTGATGTTGGACGGAGGCTAGGTATCAAAGCTCCCGGCAATATCAATGGGAACACGACGCCGCGATACCGT
Proteins encoded:
- a CDS encoding LbtU family siderophore porin, whose protein sequence is MSLSSPINQSIGILGLLVIVGFGTLPQAAAQETTPADTTTPASKPVRIYRTPDERREAALGRQLTPWLLFGTVVDLEKDWRTTNLSHGRKSVMNPDPSLAIELGFELTSFKWLEAELLFAIEDNGRRHYQEVDEGFVGVNVGEFGAKVGLLYLPFGEFYSHFVTGPLLEFGQTRRPAGIIDYTLWETVEILGYVFDSQVNKQGTHRKVSIDWGLAAEVTLLDESIRIGGGYISDLGEGEGDFFLDFRNKFRRRVPGWNLHGMIGLAPFEFTGEIVHATESIREFPMNADKPLAYNFEVAYYPSQWDWIQFAVRYERTAELEDEPEISYGVGTTIRPFESLNLSFSGEYLHGTFKKGFALDADNNQLRSYDLFALQTTIQF
- a CDS encoding HAMP domain-containing histidine kinase, with the protein product MLSLPNTLTFRLTFWYVSAFLLCLACALLGLYLYMDNLLDRRMNEDLREDVAEFQELLRERGLDKVVAELSRESEASDESKIFLRLLDAEGHSLFSSDLSAWEDLPSITQEVMHQNRSFSGPFLRTLELSQHDVPARMIVGQIGPGLVFQAGETLEQKAVIMDMLLKVFAGMVFFGVPLSAGIGWLIARKAVSGIEAVSRAARDIERGDLGRQVRVDAREKEIQTLMETFNAMAGRIRGLIQGMREMTDNIAHDLRSPLARIRASAEGILSDYPAKEQEKAAAAETVKECDRLIHLINTTLDMAEMESGVHPEGRESVNLSALINDLCELFEAVAEQKHVMLDVAVAPDCYVRGHTAHLQRMAANLLDNAMKYTPAGGRVSVSLTRLTHECRLTISDTGIGIPSGDLQRIFDRFFRCDHSRSPMNGFGLGLCFAQTVARSHGGDIQVSSEVQKGSTFFVVLPCPEVLPSV
- a CDS encoding response regulator transcription factor — protein: MRILLIEDDQIIADFIRKGMKEAGFIVDHWADGEIGLQAALTQDYDVGILDLMLPGVDGLTILDRIRQAKKSLPIIILSAKRTVDDRIHGLRRGGDDYLIKPFSFSELLARVESLLRRAQHVAEPSSLSFEDLQLDLLARTVSRAGKKLDLQPKEFALLEYLIRNAGHVVSKTMIMERVWDYHFDPGTNVVEARISKLREKIDKGFTLQLIHTVRGLGYVLKHPHA